The Chanos chanos chromosome 3, fChaCha1.1, whole genome shotgun sequence genome segment ACAAGTTAGGTCCCAGAGTAATGTTTTCCTCATCTCTGGGTTTTGGCTCAAGAGTCATATTCAACATGAAGCCATCTGGGCCGATTCACTACTCTGACTGCATGTCATATCATTTGACAGCCATATTTAAAGCAGACTTTGTTTCAAACCAGCTTTAAAGGATTCTGAATACACATGCACTTATTTTGACTTTTCCTTTAGCGATGCGtgaggatttgtgtgtgtgtgtgtgtgcgcgtgcgcgcgtgttcAGGATCATATGAAGGAATCTGGAAACACTGAGAAAACTAGACTGGACATGTAAACACAACTTAATAtatactctctgtctctaccttgTGACTTTCAGACAAAGTTAATCCCTCCAGGGTTATAGTGTATGTCTCTACAAGAGCTGACTTATCTTTTTGTTTAAGCTGTTTCAGCTGACCTCCTGTCACATTTGTCATCGATGATTCAGATGAATGAGAATGTTTTGATGATTCAGAATCACGCATGCATAAATTACAAGCTACGTGAGTTCATACATGTTAAACTTGCTACATACTTTGTGGGCTCTCTGCCACGACATGAATGCTGTTCATTCATGTATGAGTCATATCAAAGCAGATTAAAGTTCCTTTTAAACTAGATATCTTTCACCACAGATCACCATTGTAAATCTCCCACATGTAACTCTATTTCTCAAGTTTATACATGGGAAATTCCTGTGAAAAGTAGGAAATTCCAAGGATTGCGAAACTGTTGAAGAGGTAATCCACAAAAACAGACGTATCAATATATATGAAAGGGGGAAGATCCTCCATTGTGTGAAGTGGTTCAAAGGTGAATGGCCTCTAGAGGTAAGTCAGATGGGAGCTAGGGAAACTGGCTGAATTGTTAGCTAAACCTCTCATTGAATCAACATTCCTTGATACCTGTGGGCATTTCAGGAGAAAACCCTTCGACTGGGATTCCTTAACCATTTTCTTCCAGCGTAAGGAAACgtgagtctctttttttccctactaCTATTgtacagaaaagagaaacaaaacactgtcaacTCACTTCCTGCTGCGGGGCCACTTGAAACTATGTGACGGCATGattcaaaatgattaaaatgattcaAATTTCGTAATAGCTGTAATGTTTGTAAGTTTGAAGCACACTGCTGGACTGCTTCAAAACAGCTCTGTTGATTACATATTCGTGGAAAATGGCACGATATTGTGAATTGCCTGCATAAATTGCGCAAGCAGGTGTAAAATGACTAAGATAACTGAGAAAAGACAGCATTCCTACTACTTCGCTGGCTGGAATTTCTCAATCTCAAAAAATCTGTAATCCACCCCCAGTTTATGTTTAACTGCTCAAGCAACCTCTGTGGTGCCATTTAAAAGAGGAAACTGGGGATAGCCCACCAGCATTGAAAGAATGCATCAACTTGTAAATGTGACGCAGTTGACAGTGGGAGACGCCCCCTCTACAGCAAGTGTCATTAAAGACTACTGTGGTTTGCACTCCTACATGTGCAGTACATAGACAAGACACAAGAGCTTTGTGCTCTTTCACACCCCCGTGCTCATTTATACCTACTGCACCCGCGTATGCAAATGTAAATCTAAAAGCAAAACTCCTGAAACTTTCATTGACTAAAATCACTAACAGGCccatgtacaaaaaaaaaaggttacatgTTAACACTTGGAATTCAAAAGACTAAAATGTCCTTGTAAACAATGAATAACTGCCAGCAGTTGAATTTAAtctcttacaaaaaaaagagagaaaacaatccACAAACACATTAGGTCTTGACTGCACTTCTGAACCATTCTAAAGAGACATCCCAGAAAGACAGAATGGATATTCACACCCACAGTCCAGGAGCTGTGGGGCCTCTGGTGGCTTGGGTGGGTTTGATTCGCCGTGGGCAGATTTGGCAACACAGCTGCCGATCAGTTTGGTCAAGTGGAGGGGGGCAGAAGCAAGTCCTCACACAGGCAAGATTTTAGCCTCAGAGTCCTGTGAGACAAGAGAATCCAAGCTCCCCTGCTCCTGTTCAGGCTGATGGAAACTACAGTCTTCCCTACGGTCTTCCTGTTCCACCTCCATTTTTCTGAGCTCCTCTGGGACAGTTAGAAGAAAGGTGAGAGGTTAGCATGTCAGTGCATTACAGACATGACAGAATCATGTGATCTGCAGTTCTTATCTAGTAGAAAATATTTatggaaaaaaagcagtcaaTAAATATGTCATATATGAGGAATTACAGATAAAGCCAGGAGAAATAAAGCAATGAAATCATACCTTTGACAGCTGTTACAGGCTTTTTTCTCACTTTATCCGTTTTAAGAGCAAAGACCACTACTCCAATAAAGACACTAAGAACAACCGCAGACCCAGCACCGATCCAAACCACCGTCAATTCTCTGTTACCTGTCATTGAAACACAGCCTCATACCTTTTTACTGGATGCACAACAAACCGAGAAAGAGTTCTATCACGAAGCAGGAAAGCTTGAGAAGTTAAAGTGCAGTTGTAGTATGTGTGGACGGCAAAGTGTTTGTGCCCGAAAAACTTAAGGACGTAAGCTGTTGTAGAGTCTCCTCATGTTTGAACACTACTACACACTGctcaaaacaaaatgtccaTATGCCATCCTACTCTTACCTTCACCAATCTTGTTGCCCGTAGGCAAGAGTAAAGGACTAGAGGGTTCCACGCTGTTCTCTTCTCGTCCTGAGGTGCTATTGCACTTGATGTCACTAAATGCATCCCCTTTAGCCACAATGACCTGCCCATCAGGACAGCTGTGAacaaaagagcagagaagaatTCAGGTTTGCTTCTCAACTAAATATGAACACCAAAGACACTCTCCACTTTGTGAGTAGAATAATTCATGTAAATCTACGTTAAATCCCACCTTGCTCTCCAAGGAGTGCACTTGTGATGGATCTTGTCATTGAACGTCCCTTGTGGACATCCTCGGCAAGAACCTACACGTTTGTAAACAGAATTATACTatcagcatatatatatatatatatatatatatatatatatatatatatatatatatgtatacaagACAAAGCCTACTAGCACCAAATACCTACAATGTAAACACTACACAcctagttgtttttttttaattattattttaaatgttgtaaTTTAGTCATCCTAACTTTTTGGGTAACAAAATAACTTCTTCGGAGCATCACCACTTGGTTTTAACCCTGTCCtttgtcagaaatgaaaatcacGATGAAGGATAAGACTTATGTGGTTGCAGTAAATAGTTATCTTGGATGCTTACGCATCTCTGTCGGTTCTTGGCCTTTCCCACATTCGACCACACAGAAGGAGCAGTCATTGTCGCCGCAGTGTAGCCCTTTTCTACATCCACACACCGTGTCACTGCTTGCAGTGCACTCCTTTACCACAATTTGTGGACCTGCACAATCATACAGAAAAAGAATTATTGTACACCAATGTTTTTTAAGTGATCAGTGCTAGATTCAGGGCAGCAACAGGTGACTGGAGTTTACTGCAGACAGTGATTTAATAACTTGTCATAATTATTAACTGATGACTCATGCAAGGCATTAAAAAACTGTCACGGAACCAAAAAACTATGACTAATGATGACAGTATTGTAGTAATACTGGTCTGAACTTTCTGAGTCTTAGCCAAGAGCTACTACAGTTTTTCCAAAAGTTGTAGGAGATAAGAAAGAAGATACCTATGCACTGGGTGCATCTGCGGCAGTAGCGCAGACGAGGGTTTGTTATATAGTTATTAGGTTCACAGGGAACGCAGAGTGTATTGCGGTCTGGTCCGCATTGTGATCTCAAACGATATCCTgcaacaatacacatacacacacaaacactcagatgTCCACCTATAGCAAGCCCCACTCATGACCTTACTGTCACAGTGCTTTTTCTGACCAATTTTGAtctgtgtagaaaaaaaaatccgggACGTGTTAGTCTGTCTATGTTAAAATTTAAACTGAGAAATCAGCCTTTAACAGTTACTTCTCCATAAACACAACAAGTTCATTGATGCCTGGAGTGTTGTGTGACTATTTCTTCACTTCCACTTTCAAAACATGATGGATATATCTGGATGTCAAAGAACCATCTGTCTGTGTAATCTCTCTTTAGAAAAGCCTATGTGGGTGTACAGACAAAAGCAGAAAGGAGAAGCATGTTTGTGCATTCTCCTGAGTATTGTCCCTGCCCAATAAGATTGTTCATGGATCTCCCTCTGAATGTCGAAaccactgctgtttcatgtggTTCCATTGAAAGCCTCTGAAACTTAAACTGGCGAGTGAGATAAAGAAAGACTGGGTAACTACTGTACTGTAAGTCTTTATCGTACACAAGTGgaaatgaaagcaaaataagctaaaataatacacaaattaagtacaataaacaaaactgatttAAGGTACACTTGGACTAAAAATCATATATctaacaacaaaagaaacaaataactTTTAAAACTAGTATAAAGtgcaaatatacatatatatttatatatacatatatatacatactgtatatgtacTTACCAGGACTACATTTCTGACAGCAGACATCATTACCAGACGGTATCCAATCAGCACAGGTGCTGTTTACACTGCTGATGATTAGGATATGACACAATCCAAGGAAGACCAGATGTAGGAGATGCATGTTTGCTCTCACTCACTGGGCACCTGGATAAAAGCAGTAAAATGGTTCATAGTCACTTCCAGTTCATCCAGTAACTTTtttaggaaaaagaagaagaagaagactggAACCACTGCAGTGTTTCCACTTCATTTCATGCtttcaataaataaaagaaatacaataCTTAAACAAATTTACTGTTAGACCCAAGTCCATGGAGCTCCTGGTGTATCAGAAGCTCCAAAGAAAATAGCTGATATGCGTTCGGAAGCTCGATTCGTTTG includes the following:
- the tnfrsf9a gene encoding tumor necrosis factor receptor superfamily member 9a; protein product: MHLLHLVFLGLCHILIISSVNSTCADWIPSGNDVCCQKCSPGYRLRSQCGPDRNTLCVPCEPNNYITNPRLRYCRRCTQCIGPQIVVKECTASSDTVCGCRKGLHCGDNDCSFCVVECGKGQEPTEMRSCRGCPQGTFNDKIHHKCTPWRASCPDGQVIVAKGDAFSDIKCNSTSGREENSVEPSSPLLLPTGNKIGEGNRELTVVWIGAGSAVVLSVFIGVVVFALKTDKVRKKPVTAVKEELRKMEVEQEDRREDCSFHQPEQEQGSLDSLVSQDSEAKILPV